A genomic window from Sorex araneus isolate mSorAra2 chromosome 2, mSorAra2.pri, whole genome shotgun sequence includes:
- the LOC129402542 gene encoding olfactory receptor 2W1-like, which produces MDVNNESYGTDFILLGFSDRPQVERIISVVVVISYLVTLVGNSTIILVSYLDPQLHTPMYFFLSNLSLLDLCYTTTVVPQMLVNLWGPRKSITYGGCVLQFFFALDLGATECLLLAVMAYDRYTAVCQPLHYTVIMNPQLCHRMVITSWLGGLGSAIVICSLTLKLPRCGHREVDNFFCEMPALIKMACAYSKVIEVVVFALGVVFLLVPLSLIFVSYGVITRAVMRIKSAGRWRKILNTCGSHLTVVALFYGTAISMYMKPQSNSTAPNEDKFLTLFYTIITPSLNPLIYTLRNKDVKSAVKRLLFARKCSAQL; this is translated from the coding sequence ATGGACGTAAACAATGAGAGTTATGGGACAGACTTCATCCTTCTGGGGTTTTCTGACAGACCCCAAGTAGAACGCATCATCTCCGTGGTGGTCGTCATCTCCTATCTCGTGACTCTGGTGGGAAACTCGACCATCATCCTGGTGTCTTACCTGGACCCCCagctccacacgcccatgtacttcttcctctccaacctGTCGCTTTTGGATCTCTGCTATACAACTACTGTTGTCCCCCAGATGCTGGTAAATCTGTGGGGGCCAAGAAAGTCGATCACATACGGAGGGTGTGTGCTCCAGTTCTTCTTTGCCCTGGACCTGGGTGCCACAGAGTGTCTGCTCTTGGCtgtcatggcctatgaccgctatactgctgtgtgccagcctctgcacTACACGGTGATAATGAACCCTCAGCTCTGCCACAGGATGGTCATAACGTCCTGGTTGGGTGGCCTTGGAAGTGCCATAGTTATTTGCTCCTTGACTTTGAAATTGCCAAGATGTGGGCACCGAGAGGTGGATAATTTCTTCTGCGAGATGCCGGCGTTGATTAAGATGGCTTGTGCTTACTCCAAAGTCATTGAGGTGGTAGTTTTTGCTCTTGGAGTGGTGTTTCTCCTCGTGCCTCTGTCACTAATTTTCGTCTCCTACGGGGTCATCACTCGTGCCGTGATGAGGATCAAGTCAGCAGGAAGATGGAGGAAAATCCTCAACACGTGCGGCTCCCACCTCACCGTGGTGGCTCTCTTCTATGGAACAGCCATTTCCATGTACATGAAGCCCCAGAGTAACAGCACAGCCCCCAATGAGGACAAGTTCCTGACTCTCTTCTACACCATCATCACCCCCAGCCTGAACCCTCTGATCTACACGCTGAGAAACAAAGACGTCAAGAGTGCAGTGAAGAGGCTGCTGTTTGCAAGGAAATGCTCAGCACAGCTATGA